A single Populus alba chromosome 7, ASM523922v2, whole genome shotgun sequence DNA region contains:
- the LOC140954320 gene encoding serine/threonine-protein kinase STY46-like, with amino-acid sequence MAKGSLYKFLHKKKGVFKLPSLIKVAVDVSKGMNYLHENNINHKDLKAANLLMDENEEHFLNLHVVKAADFGFSRVRTQSRVMTAETGTYHWMDPEVIVHKPYDHKAAVLSFGIVACELLAREVSAPVLRRSQLLHSYMNRLRAAVGVVQKGLWPTISKHAHPKLAKLLEGCLKSQIKDRNQIRGISYHHASLPLNSSNFLN; translated from the exons ATGGCTAAAGGAAGTTTATACAAGTTTCTGCATAAAAAGAAGGGTGTATTTAAGCTTCCATCCTTAATCAAAGTGGCAGTTGATGTCTCAAAGGGAATGAATTATCTCCacgaaaataacataaatcacAAGGACCTGAAAGCTGCCAATCTTCTGATGGATGAAAATGAAGAGCATTTCCTGAACTTGCAT GTTGTCAAAGCTGCTGATTTTGGGTTTTCCAGAGTACGGACTCAATCTAGGGTAATGACAGCTGAAACAGGAACATATCACTGGATGGATCCTGAG GTGATTGTGCACAAACCATACGATCACAAGGCTGCTGTTTTGAGTTTTGGAATAGTTGCATGCGAGCTTCTAGCAAGAGAAGTAAGCGCACCAGTTTTGAGGAGG TCACAGCTTCTTCACTCATACATGAACCGGTTGCGAGCAGCAGTAGGTGTGGTGCAAAAG GGTCTATGGCCCACAATCTCCAAGCACGCTCATCCAAAACTCGCAAAACTGCTTGAGGGTTGCTTGAAGAGCCAAATCAAAGACCGAAATCAAATTAGGGGAATTAGCTATCATCATGCATCACTTCCATTGAACAGTTCTAACTTTCTTAATTGA
- the LOC118030571 gene encoding serine/threonine-protein kinase STY17-like isoform X2, with product MAKGSLYKFLHKKKGVFKLPSLIKVAVDVSKGMNYLHENNINHKDLKAANLLMDENEEHFLNLHVVKAADFGFSRVRTQSRVMTAETGTYHWMDPEVVKAADFGFSRVRTQSRVMTAETGTYHWMDPEVIVHKPYDHKAAVLSFGIVACELLARESQLGHSYCEQLLVWCKRCIHSFHINIKLMLFSHF from the exons ATGGCTAAAGGAAGTTTATACAAGTTTCTGCATAAAAAGAAGGGTGTATTTAAGCTTCCATCCTTAATCAAAGTGGCAGTTGATGTCTCAAAGGGAATGAATTATCTCCacgaaaataacataaatcacAAGGACCTGAAAGCTGCCAATCTTCTGATGGATGAAAATGAAGAGCATTTCCTGAACTTGCAT GTTGTCAAAGCTGCAGATTTTGGGTTTTCCAGAGTACGGACTCAATCTAGGGTAATGACAGCTGAAACAGGAACATATCACTGGATGGATCCTGAG GTTGTCAAAGCTGCTGATTTTGGGTTTTCCAGAGTACGGACTCAATCTAGGGTAATGACAGCTGAAACAGGAACATATCACTGGATGGATCCTGAG GTGATTGTGCACAAACCATACGATCACAAGGCTGCTGTTTTGAGTTTTGGAATAGTTGCATGCGAGCTTCTAGCAAGAGAA TCACAGCTTGGTCACTCATATTGCGAGCAGCTGTTGGTGTGGTGCAAAAGGTGTATCCATTCTTTTcatattaacataaaattaatgcttttttctcatttttaa
- the LOC118030571 gene encoding serine/threonine-protein kinase STY17-like isoform X1 → MAKGSLYKFLHKKKGVFKLPSLIKVAVDVSKGMNYLHENNINHKDLKAANLLMDENEEHFLNLHVVKAADFGFSRVRTQSRVMTAETGTYHWMDPEVVKAADFGFSRVRTQSRVMTAETGTYHWMDPEVIVHKPYDHKAAVLSFGIVACELLAREVSAPVLRRSQLGHSYCEQLLVWCKRCIHSFHINIKLMLFSHF, encoded by the exons ATGGCTAAAGGAAGTTTATACAAGTTTCTGCATAAAAAGAAGGGTGTATTTAAGCTTCCATCCTTAATCAAAGTGGCAGTTGATGTCTCAAAGGGAATGAATTATCTCCacgaaaataacataaatcacAAGGACCTGAAAGCTGCCAATCTTCTGATGGATGAAAATGAAGAGCATTTCCTGAACTTGCAT GTTGTCAAAGCTGCAGATTTTGGGTTTTCCAGAGTACGGACTCAATCTAGGGTAATGACAGCTGAAACAGGAACATATCACTGGATGGATCCTGAG GTTGTCAAAGCTGCTGATTTTGGGTTTTCCAGAGTACGGACTCAATCTAGGGTAATGACAGCTGAAACAGGAACATATCACTGGATGGATCCTGAG GTGATTGTGCACAAACCATACGATCACAAGGCTGCTGTTTTGAGTTTTGGAATAGTTGCATGCGAGCTTCTAGCAAGAGAAGTAAGCGCACCAGTTTTGAGGAGG TCACAGCTTGGTCACTCATATTGCGAGCAGCTGTTGGTGTGGTGCAAAAGGTGTATCCATTCTTTTcatattaacataaaattaatgcttttttctcatttttaa
- the LOC118030571 gene encoding uncharacterized protein isoform X7, producing the protein MEWYCITYVKWTNVVKAADFGFSRVRTQSRVMTAETGTYHWMDPEVVKAADFGFSRVRTQSRVMTAETGTYHWMDPEVIVHKPYDHKAAVLSFGIVACELLAREVSAPVLRRSQLGHSYCEQLLVWCKRCIHSFHINIKLMLFSHF; encoded by the exons ATGGAATGGTACTGCATAACATATGTGAAGTGGACAAAT GTTGTCAAAGCTGCAGATTTTGGGTTTTCCAGAGTACGGACTCAATCTAGGGTAATGACAGCTGAAACAGGAACATATCACTGGATGGATCCTGAG GTTGTCAAAGCTGCTGATTTTGGGTTTTCCAGAGTACGGACTCAATCTAGGGTAATGACAGCTGAAACAGGAACATATCACTGGATGGATCCTGAG GTGATTGTGCACAAACCATACGATCACAAGGCTGCTGTTTTGAGTTTTGGAATAGTTGCATGCGAGCTTCTAGCAAGAGAAGTAAGCGCACCAGTTTTGAGGAGG TCACAGCTTGGTCACTCATATTGCGAGCAGCTGTTGGTGTGGTGCAAAAGGTGTATCCATTCTTTTcatattaacataaaattaatgcttttttctcatttttaa
- the LOC118030571 gene encoding uncharacterized protein isoform X5, with amino-acid sequence MHPVSKHVHCDWCILVVKAADFGFSRVRTQSRVMTAETGTYHWMDPEVVKAADFGFSRVRTQSRVMTAETGTYHWMDPEVIVHKPYDHKAAVLSFGIVACELLAREVSAPVLRRSQLGHSYCEQLLVWCKRCIHSFHINIKLMLFSHF; translated from the exons ATGCACCCGGTCTCCAAACATGTGCATTGTGACTGGTGCATCCTA GTTGTCAAAGCTGCAGATTTTGGGTTTTCCAGAGTACGGACTCAATCTAGGGTAATGACAGCTGAAACAGGAACATATCACTGGATGGATCCTGAG GTTGTCAAAGCTGCTGATTTTGGGTTTTCCAGAGTACGGACTCAATCTAGGGTAATGACAGCTGAAACAGGAACATATCACTGGATGGATCCTGAG GTGATTGTGCACAAACCATACGATCACAAGGCTGCTGTTTTGAGTTTTGGAATAGTTGCATGCGAGCTTCTAGCAAGAGAAGTAAGCGCACCAGTTTTGAGGAGG TCACAGCTTGGTCACTCATATTGCGAGCAGCTGTTGGTGTGGTGCAAAAGGTGTATCCATTCTTTTcatattaacataaaattaatgcttttttctcatttttaa